AGGAGCGAATTATGCGACATTTTGCTGCTGCGACAAGTAGAGTTCGTCTTGTCAACAGAAGGAGAAGACAGGCGTCTTCTGGAATTGGTCCTACACAGGTTGTTCCTTCTGTGCCAGCAGGAGTTAGTTCAGACCAGACACAGAATAATGAATCTACAGCACAATTCCAAGGCTTTGGGTTTTCTGGGGATGGGTCTGCTGCTTCTGCAACTTCATCTAGTATTGGGCCTGCATCATCATCAGTTCCTGCCCATGGAAGTGGTCCTTTTAAGCTTAGGTATGACTGAGGACTATCAAGCTTGATAAATAACTCAGCAGTGTAATGAAGCTAACTACTTAAAATCCATAAGATGCACCATCTCTTAATCCTCAGTGTGGTTACTGAGTGCAATGTAATTATGGCTGCACTACTtttacatttatttattttttgttaagTTTTTCGACAATTGATCCGAATTGTATGCCTCACTATTTGGTTACTTGTTGGAATTCCTTCAGCCAACCACCAACATGTGGTCCCCAGGGGTCAAGCTCATCTGAGTTTCTTGCATTTTCTGAATCTATAAAATCCAAATGGTCTTCTGCTTCAGCGAGGTAGAGGAACTCCAATTTTTCATTTACTTGAAAGCTATTTTTACCCCCCCACTAAGATTATTGTTTCTGTTTCAACAGGTATAAGGACTCAATCTCAAAAGGTACTCGTGGTTTTAAGGAAAAATTATTAGCACGCAACACCTCTGTCAAGGAATTTGGCAGAGAAGTTCAGCGTGAGATGAGTGCTGGAATAGCTGGAGTTACTAAAATCATTGAACGACTTGATCTGACTTCAAAACGTACTGGAGCTTCTGAACCAGTATCTGCGTGTACAATGGGTACCTCAAACTTTCCTAGTAGAGGAGTCAGTGAGCAAGGAAATGTGACGTTTCAATCGCATGATGGTTGCAGAAAGAATTCTACAATTGAAGTAACTCCTACCACTCCCTCATTGATCTCTAACACCAACACTGGCCAAATGGAAATTTCTCTTGGAAAGGTTTGTAGTTGGTCCAACTATATCTTGATTAATTATGAAGCTTTACTTGTTTCCGTGTTCATCATCCCTGATGTTGCCAATATGCTTTTCCATTTTGGTATCCAAAGCTTCTGCTGAATTTTTACTGCCTTTAAACAGAAAACTAAACTTTGGAGCCTGATCTGCTTGTATTTATTCCAATTGGATATAGAATTAGCATACAACTGCAGAATTGGAACTTTGACTCAGAAACTAAATAACACCCTCCAAAAGAGAATATGTTACGTACCGTGAGAAAGAAGAGAGTCTGAGAGAAAACTCAGCTTGATTATCCCCTCAAGCCATTGAAGTTTAAATAGCAAAGTGTACATATTCTAAGAAAGGAAAGAgaatcaaaataaaataattataggAGTAAATCAAGCTAGACTATATTTACAAGATCCTAGAATATCCATGAGATTCTAACACCCCCCGTCAAGCTGGTGTATATGAATCATATGTACCAAGCTTGTTACAAATATAGCTGATACGAGAACCAGTAAGGGATTTGGTGAAAATATCTGCAAGTTGATCATTTGACTTCACGAATTTTGTACCGATGTCTCCTGAGGGTATTTTCCCCTGACAAAGTGACAATCGATCTAAATGCATTTAGTTCTCTCATAAAACGCCAGATTTGATGCAATGTGAAGTGCAACTTGGTTATACCACACAAGTTTCATCTGACTGATTTCTCCAAACTTTAATTTTTTAAGCAACTGTTCTATCCGAATTAGTTCACAAGTTGCCACAACCATTGCTCGGTATTCGCTTCTGCACTGGATCGAGCAACCACATTTTGTGTTGCTTTTACTGTTCCCGTTCCTTTCTTTTTGAATGCTATGTAATGCTTTCCATATTATTTGTCATGACTTCTTTACTTTCATAAGTTTTTTTGTAAAATTGCTTTGGATTGCTTTCCTTGAGCCGATGGTCTATTGGAGACAATTTCTCTACCtccacaaggtaggggtaagattTGCGTACACTACCCTCCCCTGACCCCAATTATGgtattacactgggtatgttgttgttgttgttgcttttcCAAGACACCAACCTCTACCTAGAATACAATATCCAGACATAGATTGCCTATCAGAAGATGACCCTTGTCCATTCAGCAGTTGTGTATCCAATAATTGCTCATGACCTCGATCCTCAAAAAGCAATCCCTGGGGTTGAATTTATACATCGAAGGATATGAATAACTACATCCTAGTGACTATCATACAGAGAGCCCATAAACTGATTTACAACACTCACTGGAAAGGCAATTAGGTCGAGTCACCGTGAGATAGTTCAACTTACCAACATACCGCCTATACCTTCTAGGATCATTAAGGGCTCACCTATCATGGTAGAAGTTTAATATCGGATCCATAGGAGTGTCAATGGATCTACAACCTACCATACATGTCTCCTCAAGAATGTCTAAGGCAACTTACGCCGTGAGATGATAATTCTTGATTTGGACTTTGCGATCTCCATGCTTAAGAAATACTTCAATCTGCCTAGTTCCTTTGTCTGGAAATGTTGAAAGAGATGTTGCTCCAATTGAATTATAGCATCTTCATCATTGCCCGTCATAactatatcatcaacataaacgaCCAAATATATGCATAGATTATGAGTAGTATGTCGATAGAAACATAATGATCAGCCGACCAACACAACCGACTTTGAGGGAGAAAAGCATTCTTGATGTCCGGCTAATAAAGAGGTTAATGGCGAACAACCATGGATAGAAAAAAGACAGACACATGCTATTTTAGCCATGAGGGAGAAAATATTACTGTAATCAAGCTCAAATATCTGAGTATAACATCTGAGTATAACCTTTGGCAACAAGGCTGGCTTTAATTCGATCAATTTGACCATCTAGACAAACTTTAACTGCACACACCTACCGATAACCAACGGTGGATTTACTTGGAGGTAGAGGAACAAGCTCCCAAGTATCACCAGCATCTTTGATCATAGCTTGTCGCCACCCAAGATGGGGTAACGCTTCACCTGTGGGCGTAGGGATAGAAATAGAGGACAAGGATGACACAAAGGCATAAATAATATGGTGATGATAAACTATTATAACTCAAACAAGTATAACAAGGATTGGGATTACGAGTGGATCGAATACGTTTTCGGAGTGCAATCGTGGACTAGGAGGAGACAAGTCTGCAGTAGGCGAAGGATCCAGTACAGGACGTGAATCATCTGGATATGATGATGACAATTCAAGAGTGGAGGGGTTGTAGAAGGTTGAACCGGAGGTGTAGGTGATGGAACTGGAGCTGTAGGTGGTGTAGCTGGAGCTTTAGAAGAAGATGAAGGAGAAGTGACTGAATCTCCAAAAGATCAAACGGGTAACACCTCATAAATGTCTAAGTGATCACCTGGATCTGTATAGTATGGCTGGGTTTCAAAGATGGTAACATCAGCAGTCATAAGGCATAGTTGGAGGTCAGGTGAATAGCATTGATATCCCTTGTTGTGCCCTCGAGTAACCTAGAAATACACATTTAAGAGCACAGGGATGAGGGAGCTAACTTATCTTTTCTTGGAGTAAGGTTATGGACAAAACACGTGCTCCTAAAACACGAGGTGGAAGAGACTCAGTAGCTTTGGCTCGGACATTGTATGTGCTAAAAAATCCACAAAAGAAGTACAAATAATAGATTTCGAACTGAGTAAATCAAATGAGATGTGGTAGAATCCCAAATTCGAACCCAGAATGTCCAAATTCTGGATCTGCCTCTAGATTTTGGAAATGATTATAAGTGAAACAGGAATATGAATGTAATAAGGATGCTCAGTATCTGACACACTAGTGCATTGACAGGACTTTAGGTGCTTGTGCTTCCTATGTTTGTTCCTTTCTATTCCCATATTTCATTTATGCTCCTACCAGAATTACTacaactttttatttatttttcatagtGCGATGTGTCAGAAAGAGTTTTCACATGACATTTCTTATTCCATCTGTCCCTATGTGCTCAATAGCAAAAAGAATGATGGGTTTTGTTGGATTGCATGATCACCTCATTCAAACTCgaactttttgaaaaaaaaataaaaaatacttaCAATGTATCTTCGCCATGTCTGTTCATGTGCTTGCTGATTGTTTCATGATCATGTATGTGTAAATACCTTTTGACAAAAGGCTGCTGCAAGACTTGAACCTAGCCTCCTTTTACTTTGATACCATGTTAAATTGTGTTAACACCTCATCTAAAAGTTTAAACTGTTCGAGAAACTTTTATTTATTACTTATGTCTTCGACAAGTCTCATTATAATTACAAACTAGTCAAATCGATAATTCAGAAGTCACAATTCAGCTTCTTTTCCTTGTCTCATAAAAGTGGTAAGGTTTATGAAGCAACTGTAACATGAGATTAGGATTGGAAGTTGGAACATTGCCAAAAATAATTTTGACCATCCATCTCGATGTTCTCATTGTTTTAAAATGATATCTTTCCTCTATTTAATCGTTTCTTTCCCTCTCTTTTTTCCCTCAGAATGGAAACTGATGCTGCAACCCTGTCGAAGTCAGAATAAATGAATGATGCCTGATTATGGTCCTCTTTGTCTCTGCTATCAACTTATAGCATAATTATAATCTGCAAGTGACGTACGTTCTTAAAGGTCAGTTATCGCAGTAGGTGATTGACTTGCGTCCTGCAGTTACTGTGTGGAAATCTGGAGCTTTGATATGCTGTTGGAGAAATTACAGTTTGTGCTTAAGCCTTAAGGTCTCATGACCGGTTCTCTTTACTGTAAACCTGTAGAATAGGAAGATTGCGAAGCAGATAAACTTGTGTAATTAACCATGTCCATTACCTTAATGGATATTCAAGAGTGGATGTCTTATGGACTATCCTTCTTTCTTCTTTATGGTGgttatattttcttttttattccGCTTTGCCCAGTTTAGCTGACTTTTACTAACATAATCCAGAAGCTTGAGCCGCCTGATTGACTGCTTGAAAATGCCGCACATCAGAGTAAGCATTAGTTTTTTGTCATCACTTTGTTGCTGTGCACCTAACCTTAGGTGTTGTCATTTATGTGAAATATGGAGGGCAATAGCTAATATACACCAACATGGTCCTCTGATTAATGGATGTCACGGTCATAGCAAATAGTACTTTGGTAATTTAGCAAACTTAGTCTGCATCTTAAAACCAATATTGAATCTGAGAGATAAAATTCAAGCAATTTCTTGAAGAGTATAAACAACAGTACTCTGGTGATTCTACCATGAGATAGCATCTGACCGTATTCCTGATAGTCACTGTAGATAAGGGTTTAACCTGCGGCAGAATCATTATCAGAACAATTGAGTTTAGTGTAGGTAAATGATACCAATATTCTTCTTGATTAGTAAAACACTATCTTGATGGAGAACTTGGCCAGTGAATAGAGTAGTAAGAGTCGTGGGATGCCAATAAGACATAACATGGTGCAATCTCGTAAAGATGTGCAGCCCTGTCCAT
The sequence above is a segment of the Lycium barbarum isolate Lr01 chromosome 6, ASM1917538v2, whole genome shotgun sequence genome. Coding sequences within it:
- the LOC132644975 gene encoding E3 ubiquitin-protein ligase RHF1A-like isoform X1, with the protein product MANVSAAMMVDDSIEDACSICLEPFNSDDPPAVTDCKHEYHLQCILEWSQRSKECPICWRVLALKDPASQELLAAVEIERNMRSRLNVRHTNEDVEANHCFQDTAQQNDSDFEERIMRHFAAATSRVRLVNRRRRQASSGIGPTQVVPSVPAGVSSDQTQNNESTAQFQGFGFSGDGSAASATSSSIGPASSSVPAHGSGPFKLSQPPTCGPQGSSSSEFLAFSESIKSKWSSASARYKDSISKGTRGFKEKLLARNTSVKEFGREVQREMSAGIAGVTKIIERLDLTSKRTGASEPVSACTMGTSNFPSRGVSEQGNVTFQSHDGCRKNSTIEVTPTTPSLISNTNTGQMEISLGKNGN
- the LOC132644975 gene encoding E3 ubiquitin-protein ligase RHF1A-like isoform X2; translation: MANVSAAMMVDDSIEDACSICLEPFNSDDPPAVTDCKHEYHLQCILEWSQRSKECPICWRVLALKDPASQELLAAVEIERNMRSRLNVRHTNEDVEANHDTAQQNDSDFEERIMRHFAAATSRVRLVNRRRRQASSGIGPTQVVPSVPAGVSSDQTQNNESTAQFQGFGFSGDGSAASATSSSIGPASSSVPAHGSGPFKLSQPPTCGPQGSSSSEFLAFSESIKSKWSSASARYKDSISKGTRGFKEKLLARNTSVKEFGREVQREMSAGIAGVTKIIERLDLTSKRTGASEPVSACTMGTSNFPSRGVSEQGNVTFQSHDGCRKNSTIEVTPTTPSLISNTNTGQMEISLGKNGN